Proteins from a single region of Bradyrhizobium diazoefficiens:
- a CDS encoding helix-turn-helix domain-containing protein, translated as MFFDALAPSSALRLTRFTDVDAFRPAESLEDARSIPLDVANFAAARAIVNLPACRIIVAKSFARILETTYRAPGGMVILPMSDDLRARSSGMDIDSRFFIALRGNHHCHFVEPQINYHALIMLSPTLRDRGWFDRADALWIRIADPAAHLYARQLVKDILRTASVEPHMFETTEVAAHLQEGLLLAFDDLFQIDPSSERTAPSPGARSARLVQQIDEYVTAYPTAPIYTADLASEFGVSVRTLSGAVSKVRGMSLHQYIRLKRLWATRTQLLRSRGASVASCARAQGFHHLGEFAAAYRATFHEAPSDTLARARQTGLSAN; from the coding sequence ATGTTTTTCGACGCTCTCGCCCCTTCCTCCGCCCTCCGTCTGACCCGGTTTACCGATGTCGACGCCTTTCGACCGGCTGAGTCGCTGGAAGATGCCCGGAGCATTCCCCTCGACGTCGCCAATTTCGCCGCGGCGCGAGCCATCGTGAACCTGCCGGCGTGCCGGATCATTGTCGCCAAGTCGTTTGCGCGCATCCTGGAGACTACCTATCGCGCACCGGGCGGCATGGTCATCCTGCCGATGAGCGACGACCTGCGCGCCCGTTCGAGCGGAATGGATATCGACTCGCGCTTCTTCATCGCCCTGCGCGGCAACCACCATTGCCATTTCGTCGAGCCCCAGATCAATTATCATGCGCTGATCATGCTCTCGCCCACGCTCAGGGATCGCGGCTGGTTCGATCGTGCCGACGCGCTGTGGATTCGCATCGCGGACCCCGCCGCTCATCTCTACGCGCGCCAGCTTGTGAAAGACATCCTCAGGACCGCGTCGGTCGAGCCACACATGTTCGAGACCACGGAGGTCGCGGCGCATCTCCAGGAGGGCCTGCTGCTCGCCTTCGACGATCTGTTTCAGATTGATCCGTCGTCGGAGCGCACCGCCCCGAGCCCAGGCGCACGATCTGCCAGGCTCGTGCAGCAGATCGACGAGTACGTCACCGCCTATCCGACCGCTCCGATCTATACGGCCGATCTTGCCAGTGAATTCGGCGTCTCGGTCCGCACGCTCAGCGGCGCGGTAAGCAAAGTGCGCGGCATGAGCCTGCATCAATACATCCGCCTGAAGCGGCTTTGGGCCACCCGCACCCAACTCCTCCGGAGCCGTGGCGCGTCGGTCGCCTCATGCGCACGCGCCCAGGGCTTTCATCACCTCGGCGAGTTTGCTGCGGCTTACCGCGCAACCTTCCACGAAGCGCCCTCGGACACGCTGGCGCGGGCCCGGCAAACCGGACTTTCGGCAAACTGA
- a CDS encoding IS481 family transposase, translating to MPWKASSVMEERLRFVARLLEGEAMTEVCREFGISRKTGYKIFDRYKEHGLEALTDRSRRPVRYANQLPQQLESLIVQLKGEKPHWGARKIRELLVRRLDGDVRVPAKSTIHAVLDRHSLVKRARERKGRAQGTPLSAGAIPNDLWCADFKGEFKLGNGRYCYPLTVTDQASRFLLMCEAMESTREEPAMTAFERLFSERGLPLSIRSDNGVPFASPNALFNLSKLSVWWLRLGIAIERIKPGHPQQNGRHERMHLTLKQEATRPPGANILQQQGRFDAFVHEFNTERPHEALGMKCPAQLYAASPRRYDGLPELSYPFHDRDVLVTACGRLCLHRKRINISTVLAGQKLGIKEVDDGIWLVSFMHYDLGYFDLEQKTLQPLDNPFALKPVTDVSGTTSSL from the coding sequence ATGCCGTGGAAAGCGAGTTCGGTGATGGAGGAGCGCCTGCGGTTTGTCGCCCGGCTGTTGGAGGGCGAGGCCATGACGGAGGTCTGCCGGGAGTTCGGCATCTCGCGAAAGACCGGCTACAAGATTTTTGATCGCTACAAGGAGCACGGGCTCGAGGCCCTGACGGACCGGTCGCGCCGGCCGGTGCGCTATGCCAACCAGCTGCCGCAGCAGCTGGAAAGCCTGATCGTGCAGTTGAAGGGGGAGAAGCCCCATTGGGGAGCCCGCAAGATCCGCGAGCTCCTGGTTCGACGGCTTGACGGCGATGTCCGGGTTCCGGCCAAGAGCACCATCCATGCCGTGCTTGATCGCCACAGCCTGGTGAAGCGCGCGCGTGAGCGCAAGGGCCGCGCACAGGGCACGCCGCTGTCGGCCGGCGCCATCCCCAACGACCTCTGGTGTGCCGACTTCAAGGGTGAGTTCAAGCTCGGCAATGGGCGCTATTGCTACCCACTCACCGTGACCGATCAGGCTTCGCGCTTCCTGCTGATGTGCGAAGCCATGGAATCGACGCGGGAGGAACCGGCGATGACCGCGTTCGAACGGCTGTTTAGCGAACGCGGGCTGCCGCTGTCGATCCGCTCCGACAATGGCGTGCCGTTCGCGAGCCCCAATGCGCTGTTCAACCTGTCGAAACTCTCGGTCTGGTGGCTTCGCCTCGGCATCGCGATCGAGCGCATCAAGCCGGGCCATCCGCAGCAGAACGGCCGTCATGAGCGCATGCACCTGACGCTGAAGCAGGAGGCGACCCGGCCACCGGGCGCGAACATTCTGCAACAACAGGGCCGCTTCGATGCCTTCGTCCACGAGTTCAACACGGAAAGACCACACGAGGCGCTCGGCATGAAATGCCCGGCGCAATTGTATGCGGCGTCACCGCGCCGTTATGACGGCCTGCCCGAACTGTCCTATCCATTCCATGACCGCGACGTCCTCGTCACCGCCTGCGGCCGGCTCTGCCTGCATCGCAAGAGGATCAACATCTCGACCGTGCTGGCCGGCCAGAAGCTCGGTATCAAGGAAGTCGACGACGGCATTTGGCTCGTCAGCTTCATGCACTACGATCTGGGATACTTCGACCTGGAGCAAAAGACCTTGCAACCCCTCGACAACCCGTTCGCCCTGAAGCCCGTTACCGATGTCTCCGGTACGACATCGTCGCTCTGA